A DNA window from Vigna angularis cultivar LongXiaoDou No.4 chromosome 1, ASM1680809v1, whole genome shotgun sequence contains the following coding sequences:
- the LOC128194664 gene encoding uncharacterized protein LOC128194664 yields the protein MGCVLGQHDEDGKREHAIYYLSKRFTDCEQRYSSLERTCCALAWATHRLRQYMLSHSTWLISKMDPIKYIFKKPALTGRIARWQMLLSEYDIVYVTQKSIKGSALAEYLAHQPISDYQPMQPEFPDEDIMALFAENKEDKNEKAWTVLFDGASNVMGHGIGAMLISPKNQYIPMTTRLCFNCTNNIVEYEACAMGIRAAIESKAKILDVYGDSALVIHQLKEEWETRDTKLIPYQAYIRGLIEYFDSITFNHIPREDNQLADALATFSSMFEVDQDTKLPMIEMKSHAEPAYCHFIEEEVDGKPWYFDIKHYLRTREYPEKASENDKRALRRLVGSFILSGDILYKRNHDMVILRCVDAKEAELILKEVHEGTFDTHMNGHSMARKILRAGYFWLTMENDCCTHVRKCEKCQVYANNINVPPTTLNVLSTPWPFSMWGIDVIGAIEPKASNGHRFILVAINYFTKWVEAASYANVTRKVVTKFIKRELICRYGLPNRIITDNATNLNNQMMTELCEEFKIHHLNSSPYRPKMNGAVEAANKNIKKIVQKMVVTYKDWHEMLPFALHGYRTSVRTSTGATPFSLVYGMEAVLPFEVEIPSLRVLMETQLEEAEWVQARFDQLNLIDEKRLTAICHGQLYQRRMKKAFD from the coding sequence ATGGGTTGTGTATTGGGTCAGCATGATGAAGACGGGAAAAGAGAGCATGCTATATATTACTTGAGTAAGAGATTCACAGATTGCGAACAACGATATTCGTCGTTAGAGCGAACTTGTTGTGCACTGGCGTGGGCTACTCATCGTTTAAGGCAATACATGTTGAGTCACTCTACTTGGTTGATATCTAAAATGGATCCTATCAAGTATATTTTCAAAAAGCCCGCTCTCACTGGAAGAATAGCTCGATGGCAGATGCTACTATCGGAGTACGACATTGTATATGTTACTCAGAAATCTATCAAGGGTAGCGCTTTAGCGGAATATTTAGCCCATCAACCCATTAGTGATTATCAGCCAATGCAACCTGAGTTTCCTGACGAAGATATCATGGCTTTATTTGCTGAGAACAAAGaggacaaaaatgaaaaagccTGGACGGTATTATTCGATGGGGCCTCGAATGTAATGGGGCATGGAATAGGGGCAATGCTTATCTCTCCTAAGAATCAATACATACCAATGACGACAAGGTTGTGTTTTAATTGTACGAATAATATCGTAGAATATGAAGCCTGTGCTATGGGTATTCGAGCAGCAATAGAGTCTAAAGCAAAAATTCTGGATGTATATGGAGATTCAGCTTTGGTCATCCATCAATTGAAGGAAGAATGGGAGACTAGGGATACAAAATTAATTCCATACCAAGCTTACATCAGGGGATTAATTGAGTATTTCGATTCCATCACGTTTAATCATATACCGCGAGAAGATAATCAATTAGCAGACGCGTTGGCTACTTTTTCGTCAATGTTTGAAGTTGATCAAGATACAAAATTGCCAATGATCGAAATGAAGAGTCATGCGGAGCCAGCGTATTGTCATTTCATCGAGGAGGAGGTAGATGGCAAACCTTGGTACTTTGATATCAAGCATTATCTTAGGACCCGAGAATATCCAGAGAAGGCATCTGAAAATGATAAAAGGGCGTTAAGGAGATTGGTTGGCAGCTTCATTTTGAGTGGGGATATTTTATATAAGAGGAATCATGACATGGTTATCCTTAGATGCGTAGATGCAAAAGAAGCCGAGCTGATACTAAAAGAAGTGCACGAGGGTACATTTGACACGCACATGAATGGGCACTCAATGGCCAGGAAGATACTGAGAGCGGGGTATTTTTGGTTGACTATGGAAAATGATTGTTGTACACATGTGAGAAAGTGTGAGAAATGCCAGGTGTACGCAAATAATATCAATGTGCCACCCACGACCTTGAACGTGTTGTCTACACCATGGCCCTTTTCGATGTGGGGAATAGATGTCATCGGAGCTATAGAGCCAAAGGCGTCAAATGGACACCGTTTCATATTAGTCGCAATCAACTACTTCACCAAGTGGGTTGAGGCTGCTTCTTATGCTAATGTGACTAGAAAGGTGGTGACCAAGTTCATAAAAAGGGAGTTGATTTGCAGATACGGGCTCCCTAACAGGATTATCACTGATAATGCCACTAACTTGAACAACCAGATGATGACAGAGTTATGTGAGgagttcaaaattcatcatcttaATTCTTCTCCTTATCGTCCAAAGATGAATGGGGCAGTAGAGGCTGctaacaaaaatatcaagaagATTGTGCAGAAGATGGTGGTCACATATAAGGATTGGCATGAAATGCTTCCTTTTGCTTTACATGGTTATCGCACTTCGGTACGAACATCGACTGGGGCAACGCCTTTCTCGCTTGTATATGGAATGGAAGCAGTACTTCCGTTTGAAGTGGAAATTCCGTCCTTACGAGTTTTAATGGAAACCCAATTAGAAGAGGCTGAGTGGGTTCAAGCTCGTTTCGACCAGCTCAATCTCATCGATGAAAAAAGATTAACAGCAATATGCCATGGACAATTGTaccaaagaagaatgaagaaggcATTTGACTAA
- the LOC108321325 gene encoding uncharacterized protein LOC108321325 yields the protein MNVGPNTYPRRNQERNYVNFTPIPTTYTELLPHLIKQGLVVICPLKPLQPPYPRSYDADAKCSYHGGAVGHSTERCLAFKHKVQTLIDSGWLKFQEDKPSIEANPLSGHGSASTNAVEVKEHELVRNVKEVKSSRRFILEALLKVGILKGDYDESMACALHPDAEHSIEECVEFEEILQDLLDRGLMQVCYKSEEGDVFAQTGDESGMILPEPLVIRFTRTTSIPPTQGRSPVVIRVPTPLPYKNEKAVPWRYGTHASGEAQSVDPVVKSISGIGGMTRSGRIFTPPELARERVNDKEATMAAKAKEFLKGKGAQTKEIPDKEEKKEVSEEEACEFLKFIQQSEYKVVEQLNRMPARISLLDLLIHSASHRKLLMKILSEAHVEQGISLNKFEGIVGNIVANNYLTFTDEEIPAEGRGHNKALHVFVKCLNHVIARVLVDNGSSLNVMPKATLEKLPCEGMHMRPSSMIVRAFNGSKREVMGEVELPMQVGLCVFQITFQVMDILPAYSCLLGHGSIRLELCLLHYTRS from the coding sequence ATGAATGTGGGTCCAAATACTTATCCAAGAAGGAACCAGGAAAGAAATTATGTTAACTTTACCCCAATTCCTACAACTTATACGGAATTATTGCCTCATCTTATCAAACAGGGTCTGGTTGTCATTTGTCCCCTGAAGCCTTTGCAGCCTCCATACCCAAGAAGTTATGATGCAGATGCAAAGTGTAGTTATCATGGAGGGGCCGTTGGTCATTCCACTGAGAGGTGTCTGGCTTTCAAGCATAAAGTGCAGACTCTCATTGATTCTGGGTGGTTAAAATTCCAAGAAGATAAGCCTAGTATCGAGGCCAATCCTTTATCCGGGCATGGAAGTGCTTCGACGAATGCTGTCGAAGTGAAAGAACATGAGCTGGTGAGAAATGTGAAAGAAGTCAAGAGCTCTAGGAGGTTTATTTTGGAGGCGTTACTGAAAGTGGGTATCTTGAAGGGCGATTATGATGAGAGTATGGCATGCGCGCTCCACCCAGATGCTGAGCACTCTATTGAGGAGTGTGTTGAGTTTGAAGAAATTCTGCAAGACCTGCTAGATCGTGGTCTGATGCAAGTATGCTACAAAAGTGAGGAGGGAGATGTATTTGCACAAACTGGTGATGAATCCGGCATGATTTTACCAGAACCATTGGTGATTCGTTTCACTAGGACTACCTCTATCCCACCAACTCAAGGAAGGTCGCCCGTTGTTATCCGTGTACCAACCCCTCTTCCTTACAAGAACGAAAAAGCCGTCCCATGGAGATATGGGACGCATGCGTCAGGCGAAGCACAAAGCGTTGATCCTGTCGTCAAAAGCATATCAGGCATAGGTGGAATGACTAGGAGTGGTCGAATTTTCACACCACCAGAGTTGGCACGAGAAAGAGTTAATGATAAGGAAGCAACGATGGCTGCGAAGGCAAAAGAATTCTTAAAGGGGAAGGGTGCACAGACAAAGGAGATCCCCgacaaagaagagaagaaagaagtttCTGAAGAGGAGgcttgtgaatttttaaaatttatacaacaAAGTGAATATAAGGTGGTGGAACAGTTAAATCGTATGCCTGCTCGTATATCCTTGTTAGACTTGCTCATACATTCGGCATCACACAGAAAGTTGTTAATGAAGATACTCAGTGAGGCTCACGTGGAGCAAGGTATTTCGTTGAATAAATTCGAGGGTATTGTTGGCAATATTGTTGCTAATAATTATCTCACCTTTACGGATGAAGAGATACCTGCTGAGGGAAGAGGGCATAACAAGGCTCTTCACGTCTTTGTGAAATGCCTGAATCATGTTATAGCGCGTGTCTTAGTGGACAATGGCTCCTCTTTGAATGTCATGCCGAAAGCAACCTTGGAAAAGCTACCTTGCGAAGGAATGCATATGAGGCCGAGTTCAATGATTGTAAGGGCATTTAATGGTAGCAAAAGAGAAGTGATGGGAGAAGTGGAATTACCAATGCAAGTTGGCCTGTGTGTCTTTCAAATAACATTCCAGGTTATGGATATCCTGCCAGCTTATAGTTGTCTGTTGGGCCATGGATCCATTCGGCTGGAGTTGTGCCTTCTACACTACACCAGAAGTTGA
- the LOC108321324 gene encoding uncharacterized protein LOC108321324 encodes MKLHPKELEDRMMMRNQLHGLSQGYLEQYLHHLTYKEDWETFMDVLALTIYGIVLFPKIEEFMDYAAIDVFVASKTISENPVTAVLADVYGTLSFYQERKGKKILCCLPALYTWMTACVFKEMVDVKSLSETLSHQGLKGKGGNDWARFLAGLSERSIKWRLPWLGNKLAIQHCGSFPNVPLIGARYCINYNPLLVQRQFGHPMRGAPSSDYLATLFIYYEDGHFIELLRKVKSAWENVVRAEKDLRDGVVDSRVIYHTWILERVKVVKLPFKPIKDQSASEGPS; translated from the coding sequence ATGAAACTACATCCCAAGGAGCTTGAAGACAGGATGATGATGAGGAATCAATTGCATGGATTATCACAGGGATATCTAGAGCAGTATTTACATCACCTGACTTATAAAGAGGATTGGGAAACTTTCATGGATGTATTAGCCCTCACCATATACGGCATTGTCTTGTTTCCCAAAATAGAAGAATTCATGGATTACGCCGCAATAGACGTCTTCGTGGCGAGTAAAACCATATCAGAGAATCCTGTAACAGCAGTTCTTGCGGATGTTTATGGGACCTTGAGTTTTTACcaggagagaaagggaaagaagattCTTTGTTGTTTACCGGCGTTGTATACATGGATGACAGCGTGCGTGTTTAAGGAGATGGTCGACGTCAAGAGTCTATCGGAGACTTTGTCACACCAAGGGCTTAAAGGTAAGGGAGGAAACGATTGGGCTCGATTCCTTGCTGGTTTGAGCGAAAGAAGTATAAAATGGCGCCTTCCTTGGCTCGGAAATAAACTGGCTATACAGCATTGTGGTAGCTTTCCTAATGTGCCTCTCATAGGTGCCCGGTACTGTATCAATTACAACCCCCTTTTGGTGCAAAGACAATTCGGGCATCCCATGAGAGGGGCACCTTCATCAGATTACCTTGCTACCCTATTCATTTATTACGAAGACGGGCATTTCATCGAACTGTTAAGAAAGGTTAAAAGCGCCTGGGAAAATGTTGTTCGAGCAGAGAAGGACTTGAGGGATGGAGTAGTGGATAGCAGGGTTATTTATCACACCTGGATTCTGGAGAGAGTGAAAGTAGTCAAGTTGCCTTTCAAGCCAATCAAGGATCAATCAGCTAGTGAAGGACCATCCTAA